In Paludibaculum fermentans, the genomic stretch TTCTCCAGTTGACTGCGGCTGGCAACAAGATGTGGGGTAGGTTGCCCGATCTAACGCTCATCCACAAGGTGGCATTCGATGGTATCGACGCCGCATCGATCGCCACCGCGATCAAGGTGCTCCAGACTGCTACCGAACGCCTTGAGAAGTTTTCACGAAATGGAGTGGACGTATGACAATCCTGGTAACTGGCGCGACCGGACTTGTGGGAGCGAGGCTCGTGCCACGTCTCGTCGAGGCCGGCATCGGCTGCCGCACCCTCATGCGCGGCGGAAAAGAAGCTCCCGCTGGAGCGACGGCCGTGGAGGGCGACCTTCTTGATCCTGCGTCGCTGGCACCAGCGGTCAAGGGCGTCTCGGCGATCATTCATCTTGCCGCACTTTTCCGCACGCCCGACACCGGCCTGATCTGGAAGACCAACCTCGAAGGTACGCGCAACCTCATCGTCGCTGCGCAGGAACATGCTCCCGGGGCACGCTTCATTATGGCGAGCACCACCAACGTCTATAACGTGGACAGCCCGCGCCCCAGCCGCGAGGATGACGCTGCGAATCCGGCAATGGCTTACCCGGCCAGCAAGATCGCGGCCGAGAACGAACTGCGTCAAAGCGGACTGAACTGGTCGATCCAGCGGTTCGGCTTCGTCTATGGCGACAAGGACGGACACCTGGAGTCGCTGCCAAACCTTGTGCGCAGGGCGGGATGGCATCCTGCCCAGAGGATGAGCATGGTCCACCATCGTGATATTGCCGTTGCGATGAAACTCGCACTCGCTGGGGCGATGGACGGGCGTATTGTCAATATCGTCGATGAGGCGCCAACCTCAATCTATGAGCTCAGCGAGTTGGTTGGCGAAAGAATGGAGCCGCTGAACGAGCCGCTGAAGAATCCATGGCACCTCCACGTCGATGGATCACTAGCTCGTCAGTTCGGATTCCAACCAACTGTGAGGACTGTTCATCAGGCCGCGCAGGAGAATCTGATGTGACGGGTCTTGATGCCTGATCCCCAGGCCACAACGCCAAATGGCCCACACTCGCATCCAGCTTGTGAGAAACCATGCGGACAGACAAAGTGTCGGACCGGAATGCCCGTTAGCCTGACTTTCTCTGCAGAGCCCCGGCCGATCTCAGCATCGCGCCCACACGGGTCATCTCCGAAAGCATCGCCCGGAAACGCTCGGCCCACGCCAACCCCGGCCTTCCAGAGGCAGCTCTTACCCAAGCGAATCCACGCCCGCTTACCCTACTTCTCCCCCATTTTCAGCGTTAAGCGATCTTCGATGCCCGCGGAAGTCACTATATTTTCCTTTTTGATTCAGCAACTTCCAAATCCCCGGTCCGGGAACCAGCCAATCCGTGTGCCATGATCAAGCAGTCTGTGGCGGAAGTCCCGCAAGCCGCGCGGCAAGCGCTTGCGAGCCCAGGGCGCGAAGATCCGGCCGAACTAGTGCCGGCCACTCGGAGGTCGGCTCGACACTGCCATGGGCCGCAACCCCTTACCGCCCTTTGTGTTCGCTCCGGCGCCGGTCTTCCACCTCCGAGAGGGAGGGTCGCTGGGAGGCAGCCGCAAGATCGCGTTGAGGTTGCATTTCGTGACCGGCGGCGGTGCAAACGCGGCTGCGCGACTTCCGCCACAGTTTGCTAGGCTCGACTGGCTTCGAACCCGGTCGAGCGGATCGGACAACCACTGCAGGCGTCCATCCGAAGTTCTTTGACAGCCGAACCGCATCCCGCTAATCGACGCCGATGCTCCAGTTCCTTTGTCCCAGGCTGGAGCGTCGGCATCGGAGCCCGCATTGCCGCCATTCCGGGTTGAACAAAGCCATTTTGGAATGCGCACCGAAAGCCGATCGGGCCGCCGTCTCGGCACTTTTGGCCAAACAAACCCACTTTCAATCGAAAACCACCAGCTCGGCAATAGAACAGACAAACCCATTCCGGCCTCGAACGTCCCCGGCCCCCACCGGTGCCAAGCCTTGAATCCAGCGCACGTGAGGGAACAAAGCCACTTTCGACCGGACCCCTGAAAACAAGCCCGGCACGATCCACCACCTGGAACGCCCATCCACCGGTTTTGAGCGAACAAACCCACTCGGACCTGGACCCCAGCCACCCGGTTCGCCCCATCGGCCTCCCTAATCCACTCTCGCTGAGCGAACAAAGCCACTTGCACCGGATCCCAACAACCCAGCCCGCCCCATCAGCCCCAGCCTCGCTCAATCCACAGCTTCTGAGTGAACAAAGCCATCTGGAACAGGGATTCTCGAAGCCAGCCTCCACAAACCGCACTCTCCTCCAGGCATTGCCGCACAAGCGCTAACTTGTTTCCGGGAATATCTCCGCCTGCGATTTGCGCCTGCCAGGGCTTCGGCTTGCAGTCTGTGGCGGAAGCCCGCGACTGAGCCAAGGTCCGCCGAACCCTGCAGCCAGGCCCGCCGGGCGTTCAGTCCCGGAGCGAAGCGACGGGCTCGCCCACGCACCCAATTCGTCCCCTCTCACTCCATCGGCAGCCGGAGAGCGTGCGGTTCGTCCAGGCGCGGACAAAACAAAGGGGGCACGATCTCAACGATCGATGCCCCCATTTCGAAGAAACAGAACTCAGCTGAGTCGACGCCGAGCCTACAGCTTCAACTCCCACCCCTTGCGAAGGAATGGCTGCAGATACTTGTTCGCTTCCGGACTGTTCGTAAACCGGCCCTTCTCCCCGTCATAATTCAACTTGCCGGGCACCCGCAGCGCAATCGCCCCCAGCGCCAGCCACTCAATGTACTTCGCCGCCACCGGGAACTGGGACACACCCGGAGCTCCGCCCTTACATGCGCGGATCCAATCCTGCTGATGGTTGATGCCCCGCTGCAGCATCTGCGGCGGCAGTTTGTACTCCGCCCAGCGCGACGCCGGCAGCAGCCACACACCCTCGCCGCGGGTCGTCGTGGCCATGTACCCCTTCGAGCCCACGAACACCGCTCCATTGCCCGGAGCCCGCATCTTCGCCTCCGCGGTCAGCGCGCCGCCCGGTCCACCCGGACCACCAGGTCCACCCGGCCCGCCCGGACGCGGACCCATGCCCGGAGGCCGCGGTCCACCCGGAGCGAACACACCCGGAGCCGGCTTTCCATCAATACCCAACCGGTCGCCAACCATCATCGTTCCGTCGCCCGTACTCAGGAAGGGCCGACCCTTTTCCGCCAGATTGTTCATCGATGGGAACAGCCGGTCTCCCTCAGCCATGCCCGGAGGATTCTCGAAATCGCCGCGCATATTCTGGTAGGCGTGGACCGTCACTGGCGGCATGTTCGCCCGGGCAGGGAACTCAAACACCAGGTGCGCCCGCAGCGGCCACAGCCACTCGCTCTTGCCCTCCACGAACACACACTCCACGCTCGTCGGCGAGGCCTTGTCCAACTGCAGCGCCAGGTGCGCCGGCCCCAGGTTGTGCACCAGCCAGTCGCCCAGCGAACCGCCCGTCGAGAAGTCCTGGAACGCCCGCCACTGGTTCGTCATCAGCGGATTGAAGTCCCGTGGCTTCGCCGGGCCGAGCCACAGATCCCAATCCAGCGTCCCGGGGACCTCTGTCTTTTCCGGACCCGTCTCGGGGATCTTCGGCTGCCCGCCGTAGATGCCGCCCGTCCACGCATGCAGTTCCTTCACCTCGCCGATATCGCCCGACCATAGGATCTCGCACGCCGTCTTCGTGGCTTCGTGATTGAAGCCCTGATTCCCCATCTGCGTGGCCACTTTGTACTTGGCGGCCGCTTCCACCAGCAGCCGCGTCTCGTGCACCGTGCGCGTCAGCGGCTTCTCGCAGTACACGTGCTTGCCGTGCTGCATCGCGGCCAGCGCGATGGGCGTGTGCATATGGTCCGGCGTCGCAACCATCACCGCGTCCACCGTCTTCTCGGTCTCCAGCAGCTTGCGGAAATCCTTGTACTTTGTCGCCTTCTCGTACGTCGTGAAGGCCTTCGCGGCCCGCTTCTCATCGACGTCGCAGAGCGCAACGACATTCTCCGTGGGCGTCACGCCCATCAGGATCTCCGGACCCCGGATGCCCACGCCAATCGCGGCGATGTTCAGCTTCTCGTTCGGCGATTTGTAGCCGGCAGCCCGCAGGGAAGCCACGCTTCCGAAGCCGCCTGTCGGAATTGCGCCGGCCAGAAGAGATCCATAAAAGAAGTAACGTCTCGAAAATCCGCCGTCTGGCATCATGGCCTCCTAATCGATATGAAGTGCGGCTGGTTGGCTCTAACAGGCGTCGCTGTCAGGAGGGTGCACCGGCCTGGAGTCTTCGGACACCGAAAGGCGCAGCACTCATCCGCTCGTTTCTGCTCGTTGATTCTATTGCGATTGCCTGCCGAGAGCAAGCAACCGGCCCCCACGGCGAAACCCGAGCACCTATCGAAAGGCCCGCGCCGCGAAGGGCGGACTCTTCCGCCCCACGCACCCAATCTTGTTCATCGGGATCTGATCCCTACTTCGTCATCGACGGCGGAGCCGCTTCCACCGCCGAAGCAAACTGCTTGTTCGGCTCGGCGCCCATTCGGAACACGATCTTCCCTCCATCCGCGATCGCCGAATGCGGGAACCACGCCTTTTCATACGGCTTGCCATTCAGGGTCACCGACTGGATGTACTTGTCATCCGCCGACTTCCTGACAGCCTCCACCACCAGTTTTCGGCCCGCGCCCATGTCGATCGTCGCCCGGTCAAACAGCGGCGTCCCGAAGACATAGTTCGCACTCGCCGGATCCACGGCATAGAAGCCCAGCGCGCTGATCACATACCACGCCGACATTTGGCCGCAATCTTCATTGCCC encodes the following:
- a CDS encoding Gfo/Idh/MocA family protein encodes the protein MMPDGGFSRRYFFYGSLLAGAIPTGGFGSVASLRAAGYKSPNEKLNIAAIGVGIRGPEILMGVTPTENVVALCDVDEKRAAKAFTTYEKATKYKDFRKLLETEKTVDAVMVATPDHMHTPIALAAMQHGKHVYCEKPLTRTVHETRLLVEAAAKYKVATQMGNQGFNHEATKTACEILWSGDIGEVKELHAWTGGIYGGQPKIPETGPEKTEVPGTLDWDLWLGPAKPRDFNPLMTNQWRAFQDFSTGGSLGDWLVHNLGPAHLALQLDKASPTSVECVFVEGKSEWLWPLRAHLVFEFPARANMPPVTVHAYQNMRGDFENPPGMAEGDRLFPSMNNLAEKGRPFLSTGDGTMMVGDRLGIDGKPAPGVFAPGGPRPPGMGPRPGGPGGPGGPGGPGGALTAEAKMRAPGNGAVFVGSKGYMATTTRGEGVWLLPASRWAEYKLPPQMLQRGINHQQDWIRACKGGAPGVSQFPVAAKYIEWLALGAIALRVPGKLNYDGEKGRFTNSPEANKYLQPFLRKGWELKL
- a CDS encoding NAD-dependent epimerase/dehydratase family protein, whose translation is MTILVTGATGLVGARLVPRLVEAGIGCRTLMRGGKEAPAGATAVEGDLLDPASLAPAVKGVSAIIHLAALFRTPDTGLIWKTNLEGTRNLIVAAQEHAPGARFIMASTTNVYNVDSPRPSREDDAANPAMAYPASKIAAENELRQSGLNWSIQRFGFVYGDKDGHLESLPNLVRRAGWHPAQRMSMVHHRDIAVAMKLALAGAMDGRIVNIVDEAPTSIYELSELVGERMEPLNEPLKNPWHLHVDGSLARQFGFQPTVRTVHQAAQENLM